The following coding sequences lie in one Lolium perenne isolate Kyuss_39 chromosome 2, Kyuss_2.0, whole genome shotgun sequence genomic window:
- the LOC127331357 gene encoding cytochrome P450 71A1: protein MAPLQFDSTIVLSLAFLVSCLVVARSFWSGRKDGLPPSPWTLPIIGNLHQLGGGHHHRTLQALARRHGPLFRLRLGSVPAIVVSSASVAEAVLKTQDHVFCSRPPHYTALGTLYGCRDIAFSPYGEPWRQSRRIAVVHLLSVKRVGSFRALRLKEVAGFVQQIRAACSAGEGGGVVNVSELTVSLTNTVISKAAFGNKLGGVEPAMVRDMMKELTDVLVTFAVTDLFPRLRWLDWATGLDARVKKTAAKLDGLLEGSLAEHERSRVDGDGEVRDLMDDLLSILKDGDRGFKLDRIDIKALILDMFIAGVHTTYKTIEWTMAQLLKNPREMVKVQSEVRQVAGGTDGGVLEEELEKMSFLHAAIREALRLTPTLIERETIQDTRLHGYDIPAKTRVLINGWAIARDAESWENAEEFRPERFLGRAIDYSGKDTRFIPFGAGRRGCPGTAFAMRLVELTLANMMYHFDWELPNGQDPGSFEVIETTGLSLGLESALILGVRTCKKAGTVLE from the exons ATGGCTCCTCTTCAGTTCGACTCTACCATAGTCCTATCTCTCGCCTTCCTGGTTTCCTGCCTTGTCGTCGCTAGAAGCTTCTGGTCAGGTCGCAAGGACGGCCTCCCGCCGTCTCCTTGGACGCTGCCCATCATCGGCAACCTGCACCAGCTCGGCGGCGGCCACCACCACCGGACTCTGCAGGCTCTCGCGCGGCGCCACGGCCCCCTCTTCCGTCTCCGCCTCGGCTCCGTGCCGGCAATCGTGGTATCCTCGGCGTCGGTGGCGGAAGCCGTGCTCAAGACCCAGGACCACGTATTCTGCAGCCGGCCACCGCACTACACGGCCCTCGGCACGCTCTATGGCTGCCGGGACATCGCCTTCAGCCCCTACGGCGAGCCGTGGCGCCAGTCACGGCGCATCGCCGTCGTGCACCTCCTCAGCGTCAAGCGAGTCGGCTCCTTCCGGGCGCTACGGCTGAAGGAGGTCGCGGGGTTCGTGCAGCAGATCCGTGCCGCGTGCAGCGCCGGGGAGGGCGGAGGAGTCGTCAACGTGAGCGAGCTCACCGTCAGCCTAACCAACACTGTAATATCGAAAGCGGCGTTCGGGAACAAGCTCGGCGGCGTGGAGCCGGCGATGGTCCGCGACATGATGAAGGAGCTCACTGACGTGCTCGTTACATTCGCCGTGACTGACCTGTTCCCGCGACTGCGGTGGTTGGACTGGGCGACGGGGCTCGACGCAAGGGTGAAGAAGACGGCGGCTAAGCTGGACGGTCTTCTCGAAGGTTCGCTCGCAGAGCACGAGAGGAGCCGAGTAGACGGCGACGGTGAGGTTCGAGACCTCATGGACGACTTGCTGTCGATCCTCAAAGATGGCGATCGGGGGTTTAAGCTGGACCGGATTGACATCAAGGCACTCATTTTG GACATGTTCATAGCAGGTGTCCACACGACCTACAAGACGATAGAATGGACGATGGCCCAGCTTCTTAAGAATCCAAGAGAAATGGTGAAGGTGCAATCGGAGGTGAGACAGGTCGCTGGTGGTACAGATGGAGGagtccttgaggaggagctggagaAGATGAGCTTCCTGCACGCGGCCATTAGAGAAGCATTGCGGCTAACGCCGACCCTCATCGAGCGTGAAACAATCCAGGACACACGGCTACATGGCTATGATATTCCAGCCAAGACCCGGGTTTTAATCAATGGGTGGGCGATCGCGAGGGATGCTGAGTCGTGGGAGAATGCCGAGGAGTTCCGTCCGGAGAGGTTCCTAGGAAGGGCCATTGACTACAGCGGCAAGGACACCAGGTTCATACCGTTCGGCGCAGGGAGGAGGGGATGCCCTGGCACCGCCTTTGCgatgcgccttgtggagctcacgCTGGCCAACATGATGTACCATTTCGACTGGGAGCTACCGAACGGCCAGGACCCAGGGTCATTTGAGGTCATTGAGACTACTGGGTTGTCACTTGGCCTTGAGTCTGCCTTGATCCTTggcgtaagaacttgtaagaaggCAGGGACTGTTTTGGAGTAG